From Anopheles coluzzii chromosome 3, AcolN3, whole genome shotgun sequence, the proteins below share one genomic window:
- the LOC120959278 gene encoding hexamerin-1.1-like, translating into MQRAGYWLVVLGTVLSFCHGTYVPITQAKVDGLPVKYADKEFLVKQKFFFEILRHLHQPIAFEEYLPYTSRWVTDPSKYTNYTEVAEFIQTYEQGVLKKGQIFTIYNYWYAKETVQLYRFFENAIDWDTYYKNVVWARANLNEGMFLSALTLSVLHRKDLQGIVLPAIYEIHPHLFFDGDVFQDATNKRALDPNYGFYANKRNNLALANYTAWFATQFYGEGSLSYFTEDVGLNSYYYYFMMDYAPFLGGDKLGLKNDRRGELYLYMYQQLLARYYLERSSNGLGPIQELTWEAPISTGYYSMLRYWNGVPFRSREANFLWRPYDPIKLNGLKAYEERVRQAIDLGYVVTRDGQRISLRQPEAIDIVGNLVSGSVDSVNVDYYKMIETSARMILAQGDYYGSPSEVWPGVLMHYETSMRDPVFYQFYQRLLGFYSDFKSYLPPYTVDELQFKGVEIKGVSVEKLFTYFEPFDVDISNGLGFNYGGEHSTWNFSVYARKQRLNHKPFSYVLNISSQYAGKGVVRMYMGPKMHSLSQLQYMKKLFVEMDQYMVDLVVGDNQIKRNTRDFYYDIRDRTTYSELYMRIMKAYKGEEPFVLDMSEVHCGWPDRLLLPKGQPNGYPLSFFFIITPYYPPKVPQFSTFDTTYTCGTGSGSKYIDALPFGFPFDREINFSNFATKNMHFTDVLVYHVDGNQTNESH; encoded by the exons ATGCAGCGGGCGGGTTACTGGTTGGTGGTTCTTGGAACCGTGCTGTCGTTCTGCCACGGTACCTATGTACCGATAACGCAAGCCAAGGTGGACGGATTGCCGGTCAAATATG CTGATAAAGAGTTTCTAGTGAAGCAAAAGTTCTTCTTCGAGATTTTGCGCCATCTGCATCAACCGATCGCGTTCGAAGAGTATCTTCCGTACACGTCACGGTGGGTTACGGATCCGAGCAAGTATACG AATTATACCGAAGTGGCTGAGTTTATACAGACGTACGAGCAGGGCGTGCTGAAAAAGGGACAAATCTTCACCATTTACAACTACTGGTACGCTAAGGAGACAGTGCAGCTGTACCGATTTTTCGAGAATGCGATCGACTGGGATACGTACTACAAGAATGTGGTCTGGGCGCGTGCCAACCTCAACGAGGGTATGTTCCTTAGTGCACTGACCCTTTCCGTGCTGCACCGCAAAGACCTGCAGGGTATCGTACTGCCAGCCATTTACGAAATTCATCCGCACCTGTTCTTCGACGGCGATGTGTTCCAAGACGCTACGAATAAGCGCGCACTTGACCCGAACTACGGGTTCTACGCGAACAAGCGCAACAATCTAGCACTGGCGAACTACACCGCATGGTTTGCAACGCAGTTTTATGGCGAAGGATCGCTGTCCTACTTTACGGAGGATGTGGGTTTGAActcctactactactacttcatGATGGACTACGCGCCATTCCTGGGTGGTGATAAGCTCGGCTTAAAGAATGATCGCCGAGGCGAGCTGTATCTGTACATGTATCAGCAGCTGCTCGCACGGTACTATCTTGAGCGTAGCTCGAATGGTTTGGGACCGATTCAGGAGCTAACCTGGGAGGCACCGATCAGCACCGGGTACTACTCTATGCTACGCTACTGGAACGGTGTTCCATTCCGTTCGCGTGAAGCCAACTTCCTGTGGCGCCCGTACGATCCGATCAAGCTGAATGGACTGAAGGCGTATGAGGAGCGCGTGCGGCAAGCGATCGATCTTGGGTATGTGGTAACGCGCGACGGACAGCGGATCAGCTTACGCCAACCGGAAGCGATCGATATTGTGGGCAATCTTGTGAGCGGCAGCGTTGATAGTGTGAATGTGGACTACTACAAGATGATCGAGACGTCGGCACGTATGATACTGGCCCAGGGAGACTACTACGGGTCGCCGAGCGAGGTTTGGCCCGGTGTACTGATGCACTACGAAACGTCGATGCGTGATCCCGTGTTCTATCAGTTCTATCAGCGACTGTTGGGCTTTTACTCGGACTTTAAAAGCTATCTACCACCGTACACCGTCGATGAGCTCCAGTTCAAGGGTGTTGAGATAAAGGGCGTTTCGGTGGAGAAACTGTTCACCTACTTTGAACCGTTCGATGTGGATATTAGCAATGGGCTTGGATTCAACTACGGTGGTGAGCATTCGACGTGGAACTTTAGCGTGTACGCGAGAAAGCAACGCTTGAACCATAAACCGTTCAGCTACGTGCTGAACATTAGCTCCCAGTACGCAGGAAAGGGTGTGGTGCGGATGTACATGGGACCGAAGATGCACTCCCTTAGCCAGCTCCAGTACATGAAGAAGTTGTTCGTTGAAATGGACCAGTATATGGTGGATCTGGTGGTGGGTGATAATCAGATCAAGCGAAATACGCGCGACTTCTACTACGACATTCGGGACCGGACGACGTACTCCGAGCTGTACATGCGCATCATGAAAGCGTACAAGGGCGAGGAACCGTTCGTGCTCGACATGTCAGAGGTACACTGCGGTTGGCCcgatcggctgctgctgcccaaggGTCAACCGAATGGGTATCCGTTGagcttcttcttcatcatcacacCTTACTACCCGCCCAAGGTACCACAGTTTTCGACCTTTGATACAACGTACACGTGCGGCACCGGGTCGGGCTCGAAGTACATTGATGCACTACCATTCGGGTTTCCGTTTGATCGTGAGATCAACTTTAGCAATTTTGCTACCAAAAATATGCACTTTACTGATGTGCTGGTGTATCACGTCGATGGAAATCAAACGAACGAATCACattga
- the LOC120957365 gene encoding trypsin 3A1-like translates to MQSVMVIVGTVFLALCFTNVLASDRLVVNKTVERNGKSNKITQQSKAGFLRIVNGKNANIASYPYIVRLRVNSAGVCGASIITYTHVFTAAHCLYKNQNPASITLYGGSTSQTSGGVVFFASKVIIHPYYNPETHNYDAGIVQIKNSFQGYKNIAPIALQDAEVPSDTTCYAAGWGYNNYDRKTSPDNLQYATLQVISPQQCSAAWSSYATPQFICAQQNNNGDVCNGDSGGPFVCNDKLTGATSYGGVACRGKLPSAFTKVFAPAIREFIRNIAGI, encoded by the exons atgcaatcAGTGATGGTGATCGTCGGTACTGTGTTTTTGGCATTGTGCTTTACGAATGTGCTTGCTAGTGACCGTCTCGTGGTGAACAAAACTGtagaaagaaatggaaaatcaaacaaaattacaCAGCAGTCCAAGGCTGGTTTTTTGCGCATTGTTAATGGAAAGAATGCAAATATAGCATCGTACCCCTACATAGTGCGTTTGCGTGTGAATAGCGCGGGTGTTTGTGGTGCTAGTATTATAACATACACGCATGTTTTTACTGCTGCTCACTGTCTGTACAAGAATCAGAACCCTGCTTCG ATCACGTTGTACGGAGGCAGTACGTCGCAGACTAGTGGTGGTGTCGTGTTTTTCGCTAGCAAAGTCATAATCCATCCGTACTACAACCCAGAAACACATAATTACGACGCGGGGAtagtacaaataaaaaattccTTCCAAGGATACAAAAATATTGCTCCAATTGCTCTCCAAGATGCGGAAGTTCCTAGTGATACTACATGCTACGCGGCAGGATGGGGTTATAACAACTATGACCGAAAAACCTCTCCAGACAATCTGCAATATGCCACTCTGCAAGTAATATCACCACAACAATGCTCAGCAGCATGGAGTAGCTATGCTACACCACA ATTTATTTGTGcccagcaaaacaataatggTGATGTATGCAACGGTGATAGTGGAGGACCATTCGTTTGTAACGACAAGCTAACGGGTGCCACCTCGTATGGTGGTGTAGCTTGCCGTGGCAAGTTACCTTCTGCGTTTACGAAAGTTTTTGCTCCAGCCATTCGTGAATTCATTCGTAACATTGCGGGAATTTAA
- the LOC120958130 gene encoding trypsin 3A1-like → MQEKQVTLCKSWSTFCASNRREEVHHTCHSIKMQSVIAIVGTVFLALYFTNVLASDRNVENKTIEGNGKLLLSSSQLEAHSGRIINGKNGNIATFPYIVRMRVNNVGICGASIITYTHVFTAAHCLYDNQDPASITLYGGSASQTSGGIVFFACKVIIHPQYDPETQDYDAGIVQIKKSFHGYKNIAPIALQNAEVPSNTSCYVIGWGLTNYDVKITPDIMQYAILKVISPLQCSVAWSSYATPQFICAKHTVNEDVCNGDSGGPFVCNGKLTGATSYSGQGCRSKMPSAFVKVTAPAIREFIRTNVGI, encoded by the exons ATgcaagaaaaacaggttaCGCTTTGCAAAAGCTGGTCAACCTTTTGTGCTTCGAATAGGAGAGAAGAGGTTCACCATACCTGTCACAGTATAAAGATGCAGTCAGTGATAGCGATCGTTGGTACTGTGTTTTTGGCATTGTACTTTACGAATGTGCTTGCAAGTGACCGTAATGTGGAGAATAAAACTAtagaaggaaatggaaaattgctTTTAAGTTCAAGCCAGTTGGAGGCTCATTCGGGACGCATtattaatggaaaaaatggcaaTATCGCAACATTTCCCTACATAGTGCGTATGCGTGTGAATAACGTTGGTATTTGTGGTGCTAGTATTATAACGTACACTCATGTATTCACCGCTGCTCACTGTCTGTACGACAATCAGGATCCTGCCTCG ATCACGTTGTACGGAGGCAGTGCATCGCAGACCAGTGGTGGTATCGTGTTTTTCGCTTGCAAAGTCATAATCCATCCACAATACGACCCCGAGACGCAGGATTACGATGCGGGGATAGTTCAAATAAAGAAGTCTTTTCATGGATACAAAAACATTGCTCCAATTGCTCTTCAAAATGCAGAAGTTCCAAGCAATACTTCCTGCTACGTGATTGGTTGGGGGTTGACTAATTATGATGTAAAAATTACTCCAGACATTATGCAGTACGCAATTCTGAAAGTAATTTCCCCGCTGCAATGTTCAGTCGCATGGTCAAGTTATGCTACTCCGCA ATTTATTTGTGCTAAACATACCGTTAACGAAGATGTATGCAACGGTGATAGTGGAGGTCCATTTGTCTGTAACGGCAAACTAACAGGTGCCACCTCCTATAGTGGTCAAGGCTGCCGCAGCAAAATGCCATCAGCGTTTGTTAAAGTTACCGCTCCAGCCATTCGTGAATTCATTCGTACCAATGTTGGTATTTAA